AGACCATGGCCGACTGGGTCAAGAAGGGCTACATCAGCAAGGACGCCGCCGGGCTCAAGGCCCAGGACATGGGTGACGCGTTCATGGCTGGCAAGTTCCCGATGATGGTGTCGGGCAGCTGGTGGTACGGCACCGTGCAGTCCACGGTGAAGGACTTCGAGTGGGGCACCTTCCTGTGGCCGGGCAGCCGTATGGCGCCGGGCTCCAGCGGCAACCTGTGGGTCGTGCCCGAGCGCGCGAAGAACAAGGAGCTCGCCTACGACTTCATCGACATCACGATGAGCAAGGAGATCCAGAACCTCCTCGGCAACTCGGGCGGTATCCCCGTGGCCGCCGACACCTCGGCCATCACCGATCCCAAGAGCAAGGAGCTGATCGAGAACTTCGGCAGGCTCGCAGGCCAGGACGGCCTCGCCTTCTACCCCGACTGGCCCGCCCCCGGCTACTACGACGTGCTCGTCGCGGGCGTGCAGGAGCTCATCAACGCCACCAAGACGCCCGAGCAGGTGCTCGACGAGCTGGCGGGGCCGTACAACGACAACCTCGCCGATGTCGGCGACTAGGGCGGGCAGGGGCTACTGGCTCTACCTGGCGCCCAGCGCGGTGCTGATCCTCGCCGTCATCGTCGTGCCGTTCGGCATGAACGTGGCGGCGAGCTTCACCCGCTGGTCGGGGGTGGGGGCGCCGCGCTGGATCGGCCTGGACAACTACGCGCGGCTGCTGCGCGACGAGCGGTTCTGGCAGTCCTTCCAGCACAACGTGGCGCTGATCGTCGCCATGGCGATCGTGCCGACGCTGCTCGGCCTGGTGCTGGCCGCCGCGCTGTTCACCCTGCGCGGCAGGCGGCTGCCCAGCGTGCTGCGCGCCGCCTACTACCTGCCACAGGTGCTGCCGGTGGCGGTCGCGGGCGTGGTCTGGGGCTGGCTGCTCAACCCGTCGTACGGCCCGCTCGGCGCCCGCAACTGGCTGGGCGACCCCGACTACGCGCTGGCCACGGTCATGGCGATCATGGTGTGGTTCCAGCTCGGCTACCCCGTCGTCATCTTCATGGCCGGGCTCCAGCGCGTCGATCCCGCCCTGTACGAGGCGGCCGCGCTCGACGGCGCCTCCTGGTGGCGCAGGTTCTGGCACGTCACGGTCCCGCAGATTCGGCCCGAGATCTTCGTCGTGCTGCTGACCTGCACGATCGCCGCGCTGAAGGTATTCGGCCCGATCTACGTGCTGACCCGCGGCGGCCCCGGCAACGCGACGATGGTGCCCTCCTACTTCTCCTACCTCAACTTCTTCGAACGCCTCAACGTCGGGTACGGCTCGGCGATCGCCACGGTGCTCGCCGTGGTCATCCTGCTGGTGACGGTCGCCTTCCTGCGCGTGCAGGAGCGGGCATGAGAAGGGGCGCCCTGCCGGCCGCGCTCGCCGTGCTGGCCCTGACGATGGTCGCGCCGTTCGGCATCGTCGCGCTGAACGCGGTCAAGTCGAGGCGGGACTACACCGCCAACGGCCCCTTCTCCCTGCCTGACGGGCTCTCCTTCGAGGCGCTCGCCGACTTCTGGGTCCGGGTCGACTACGGTCAGAAGCTCGCCAACAGCCTGGTCATCAGCGGCAGCGTCGCGGTGCTCGCGGTGCTGCTGTCGGTGCTGAACGCCTACGCGATCGGCATCGGCAGGGTCCGCGGCCGGATGTGGGTGCTGGTGCTGTTCCTCGCGGCCAACACGCTGCCGCAGGAGGCGCTGGTCTATCCGCTCTACTACCTGGCCAAGGCGACGGGCCTCTACGACACCAGGCTGGCCGTGATCATCATCTTCACGGTGATCCAGTCGGCCTTCGGCACCTATCTGCTCAGCGCCGTCCTCGGCCAGTTCCCGAGGGAGATCCTCGACGCCGCCCACATCGACGGCGCGGGACGCTTCAGAGCGCTGTGGTCGGTGGTGGTGCCGATCAGCCGTCCGACGCTGAGCGTCCTGCTGATCTTCTTCTTCATCTGGACGTGGAACGAGTTCTTCCTGCCCCTGATCTTCCTGGTCTCCAACGACAACCAGACCGTGCCCGTCGTCCTCGGCCTGCTCCAGGGCGAGAAGATGATGGACGCGACGATGTCCAGCGCCGCCGCGCTGCTCGGCATCGTCCCCGCGGTCGCCTTCTTCCTCATCTTCCAGCGGACCCTCACCCGCGGCGTCACCGTAGGAGCCATAAAGTGAAACGAGCCCTCTTAGTCCTTGCTCTCGTCGTGTCGTTATCGGCCTTCACGAGCGACCCGCCCGTCTACCAGGACCCGTCCAGGCCACTGGCCGAGCGGGTGGAGGACCTGCTCGGCAGGCTCACGCCCGACGAGAAGATCTCACTGCTGCACCAGTCGCAGGAGGCGATACCGCGCCTCGGCCTGCCGTACCACAAGAACGGGACCGAGGCCCTGCACGGCGTGGGCTGGTCGAACGACCACGGTGACGAGTGGAAGCAGAAGTTCGCCAGCGGCACGATCTTCCCGCAGGCCGTCGGCCTGGCCTCCACCTGGAACCCCGAGCTGATCAGGCAGGTCGGGACGGCCACCGGCGACGAGGTGCGCGGTTACGCGGCGGAGAACCCCGAGCTGTGGGGCACGCAGGTGTGGGCGCCGGTCGTCAACCTGCTGCGCGACCCGCGATGGGGGCGCAACGAGGAGGGCTACTCCGAGGACCCGCTGCTGACCGGCGCGATCTCGACCGCGTACGGCAAGGGCCTGTCGGGCGACGACCCGGTGTACCTGAAGACGGCTCCCGTGCTCAAGCACTACCTGGCCAACAACAACGAGTACCGGCGCTCCCTGACCTCCTCCAACCTGCCGCCCCGGGTCAAGCACGAGTACGACGAGGCCGCCTTCCGGCCCGCGATCAGCGCCGACGCCGCGACGGGGGTGATGGGCGCCTACAACCTGGTCAACGGCCGTCCCAACACCGTCAACCCGGACCAGGACGAGGTCGTGCGGACCTGGACCGACAAGGTGCTCTACAACGTCAGCGATGCGTGGGCGCCCCAGGCCCTCTACCAGGTCGAGAACTACTACCCGGACGAGCCGACGTCCTACGCCGCCACGCTCAGGGCCGGTCAGGACAGCTTCACCGTCGACGGCATGAACACCGCCCCGATGACCGCCTCCATCAAGACCGCGCTGGAGCGCGGCCTGATCACGCAGGCCGACATCGACACCGCGGTCCGGCACGTGCTGTCGATCAGGATCAGGCTCGGCCACGCCGACCCGGGCGGCGGGCCGTACGCGAAGATCACCAAGGAGGTCGTGGACTCGCCCGCGCACCGGGCGCTCAACCGGCGCACCGCCGCGGAGGCCCTGGTGCTGCTGCGCAACGACGGCAGGCTGCCGCTCGACCAGGGCCGCACCAGGTCGGTCGCCGTGGTCGGGCCGCTGCAGGACAAGCTCTACCGCGACTGGTACGGCGGCGCGCTGCCGTACCAGGTGACCCCGAAGCGGGGCCTGGCCGAGCGAGCGGCGGTGACCGGCCACGACGCGCTGGACCGCGTCGCGCTCAGGCACACCGCCACGGGCAAGTACGTCACCGCTCCCGCGGACCTCACGCAGGCCGTCACGGTGGGGCCCGACCGGACGGCCGCCGCGCAGTGGGACCTGACCGACTGGACGGGCGGCGTCTCCACGCTGCGCAACGCCGCCGGCGGCAAGCTGCTCACCGGCAACTGGGGCACCTTCCTGGCCAACTCCGACGACCCGGACGGCTGGTTCGTCCAGCAGCAGTTCCGCTTCGAGAAGCAGGGTGACGGCTCCTATCTGATCCAGTACGTGGGCTACGAGGTCAACGAGGGCTGGTGGTCGATCCCCGAGCACTACGTCACGGTCCGCGCGGACGGCACGCTGGCGATGGGCGCGAAGGCCGACGCGGCCCGCTTCACCATGGAGGTCGTCACCGACGGCGTGAAGCAGGCCGTCGAGGCGGCCAAGGGCGCGGACGCGGCGGTCGTCGTGGTGGGCAGCCATCCGTTCGTGGCCGGGCGTGAGAGCCACGACCGGGCCGACCTGACCCTCGGCGCCTCCCAGTTGCGGCTGATCGAGGCCGTGCAGCAGGCCAACCCGAACACGGTCGTGGTGCTGGAGACCGGCTATCCGGTGACGGTCGAGGCCAAGGCGCTGCTGTGGACCACGCACGCGGGCCCCGAGACGGGACACGCGGTGGCCGACGCGATCTTCGGCGCGGTCAACCCCGGCGGACGGCTCACCCAGACGTGGTACCGCTCGGGCGACCTGCCCGACATCCTCGACTACGACATCACCAAGACCGGGATGACCTACCTCTACCACCGGGGCGATCCGCTCTACGCCTTCGGCCACGGCCTGTCCTACACGACGTTCGGCTACCAGGGGCTGAAGGTCACCAAGGACGGGCAGGTCAGCGTCAAGGTCACCAACACGGGGTCGCGGGCGGGCGACGAGGTCGTCCAGCTCTACACCCACCAGCAGCGCTCGCGCGTCGTCCAGCCGGTCAAGCAGCTGCGCGGCTTCCAGCGGATCTCGCTGCGGCCGGGCGAGACCCGCGAGGTGCGGTTCACGCTGAAGAAGGCGGACCTGGCGCTCTGGGACGTCACCAGGGGCAGGTGGACGGTCGAGACCGCCACCCATGACGTGCTGGTCGGCGGCTCCTCCTCGGCGATCAGGCAGCGCGCGACCCTCCAGGTCGAGGGGGAGCGGATCCCGCCGCGCGAGCTGTCGAAGCCGACGAGGGCGATCGACTTCGACGACTACCAGGGTGTGGAGCTGGTCGACTTCAGCAAGGAGCGCGGTGAGGCCGTGGGCGGCGCGGCCGGGGACTGGCTCGCCTTCCGGGACGCCAGGCTGGGCGGCGCCTTCACGGCCGAGGTGGCCTCCGTGACCGGCGGCTCGATCGAGGTGCGGCTCGGCTCGCCCTCGGGGAGGCTGCTCGGCACGCTCGAAGCCCCTGCGACGGGTGATGTCTACACATACGCTACGGCCATGACACCGATCACTCCGGTCCGTGGCGTCCACGACGTCTACCTCGTCTTCACCGGCGACATCAGGGTCGGCACGTTCCGGCTCGCATGACGCTGGCCAGGCTCGTCGCGGTCTGCGCGGTCTGGGGCGTCTTCTGGGGGTCGTGGTCGGCGCTGCTGCCGGCCGTACAGGCCCAGGTCGGCGCCACCACCGCCGACCTCGGGCTGGCGCTGGCCGGGGTGCCGGTGGGCGCCATCCCCGCGATGGCGCTCACCGGCCGCCTGGTCAGGGGGCGGGAGCGGCTCGCCCTCGCCCTCGCCACCGCGCTGTTCGCGCTGGCGGCGGCGGGCATCGGGCTGGTCACGACCCCGCTCGCGCTGGGCCTGGCCCTGGTCGGGCTCGGCGCGACGAGCGGCGCCCTCGACATCGCACTCAACACCGCCACCGGCAGGGCCGAGCGCGAGTCGGGCGGCAGGCTCTTCCAGCCCGTGCACGCCGCCTTCCCGGTCGCCGTGATCGTGGCGGCGCCCGCCACGGGGCTGGCCCGCTCTCTGGGGTACGGCCCGGCGCAGGTGCTGGCCGTCGTCGCCGTCCTGGTGCTGGCCTGCGCGGTGCTGGCGCTCGGCCTGCCGCTCGGCAGGGGCGTGCAGCCGGTGGCGGAGAGCAGGCCGAAGGGGGCCTGGAAACATGCCGCCCTGCTCGGCGCGCTGGCCGCGGGCACGCTGGTCATCGAGAACTCCGTCGAGCAGTGGTCGGTCCTGCTGATGGAGGACTACCGGGCGGCGCCCACGCTGCTGGCCAGCGCCGCGCCCGCCGCCTACATGGCCGCGCTCACCGCGGGCCGCCTGACGGCGCAGGCCTTCCCCAGGCTCGGGCTGGGCCCGCTGTACGTGCTGGCGGGGTTCGGCGGCGGTGGCGGGATCGTGCTGGCGGGGCTGGCCCCGACGGCCTTGCTGTCGCTAGCCGGTTTCGCGCTCACCGGCCTGGCGCTCGGGCCGCTGCTGCCCGCGATGCTCAGCAGGGCGGCGGTCGGCGACGAGAACGGGACGCTGGTCACGGCGGTCTCGACGATCTCCTACGCCGGGTTCGTCCTGAGCCCGCTGCTGGTCGCGGGGCTGAGCGCGGCCTTCTCGTTGCCCGTGGCGCTGGCGTTGCTCGGCGTGCTGGCCGTGCCGCTGCTCTTCGGATATTTGACCGATCGTTCTCGTTAGGGCATATTCAAGACCACTCGTTCTAGATAGGAGTGGTCTCATGCGTTTCAACGGCAAGGTCGCGCTCGTCACCGGTGGCGGTTCGGGCATCGGGCGGGCCACCGCCCAGGCGTTCGCGGCCGAAGGGGCCACGGTCGTGGTCGCGGGACGCGGCGCCGAGTCGTTGACCGAGACGGTGAAGCTGATCGAGCACGCCGGTGGCGCGGCGAGCCACGTGGTCGCCGACGTGAGCACCTCGGACGGCGCGGCGGCGATGGTCGCGCACGCCGTCGCCAGGCACGGCCGCCTCGACGTCGCCTTCAACAACGCGGGCGTCTTCGCCGGCGGAGCGGTCACCGACCTGGACGAGGAGACGTGGGCGCGCGTCATGAACGCGAACGTGACCAGCGTGTGGCTGTCGATGAAGCACGAGATCGAGCACATGCGCCGCAACGGCGGCGGCGTCATCGTGAACACCGCCTCCAACCTGGGCGCGCACAAGCGCTACGGCGGCATGGCGGCCTACATCGCCTCGAAGGCGGCGGTGAGCGCGCTGACCAAGGCCGCGGCGCTGGAGTACATCGCCGAGGGCGTGCGCGTCAACGCCGTGAGCCCCGGCGCCTCGGCGACCGCGATGTCCCTGCGCCCCGGCGAGAGCGCGGAGGAGCGCGACGAGCGGATGCGGTCCGCGCTGCCGGTGGGCAGGGTGGGCAGGCTGGAGGAGATCGCGGCGGCCGTGCTCTACCTCGCCTCAGCCGAGGCGGGATTCACCGTCGGCACCGACCTGGTGGTGGACGGCGGCGCCACGCTCTAGCCGCGGCGGTAGATCGTCGGCCAAGACTTCGGCGCAGCCGCGCACGCCGCCCGTCCCTGGGTATCTCCGCTGGAGTATCCCTGATCGGAGGAGCGACATGGCCGTCTGCGAAGTATGCGGCAACGACTACGACATGAGTTTCGAGGTGCACGCCCAGGGCGCGGTGCACACCTTCGACTCCTTCCAGTGCGCCATCCAGGCGATGGCGCCCATCTGCGAGCACTGCGGTCAGAAGATCATCGGGCATGGTGTCGAGGCGGAGCGGCGCTGGTACTGCTGCGCCCACTGCGCCCGCCAGGAGGGGGCGACGGCGATCGTCGACAGGGTGATGGCCGGGACGTCCGCCTAGCACCTGGTGTGATCGGCGCCGTTCTCTCAGGCGTTCCCGCGTGTTGCAATGGAGCTGCCGGCCGGACCGCCGGCGGTCCATCGGCTGGGAGGCCTGCACCGATGTACGACTTCGATCTCCTCGCGCTCGGGTCGGGTCCGGGCGGGCAGAAGGCCGCCATCGCCGCCGCCAAGCTCGGCAGGCGCACCGCGGTCGTCGAGAAGACGCACATGCTGGGCGGGGTCTGCATCAACACCGGCACGATCCCGTCCAAGACGCTGCGCGAGGCCGTCCTCTACCTCACCGGCCTCAACCAGCGGGAGCTGTACGGCGCCAGCTACCGGGTGAAAGAGGAGATCACCGTCGCCGACCTGGGGATGCGCACCCAGCACGTCATGGGGCGCGAGATCCAGGTCATCCGCAGCCAGCTGGCCCGCAACCACGTCACCCTGCTGCGGGGGACGGGCCGCTTCCTCGACGCGCACACCATCGGCGTCACCGGCGAGGAGGAGCGGAAGGTCACGGCCGAGAAGATCGTGATCGCCACCGGCACGTCGCCCGCCCGGCCCTCCACCGTGGAGTTCGACGACCGCACGGTCATCGACTCCGACGCGATCCTGCACCTCGACCGGGTCCCCGAGACCATGGTCGTCGTCGGGGCGGGGGTCATCGGCATCGAGTACGCCTCGATGTTCGCCGCGCTCGGCGCCAAGGTGACCGTGGTGGAGCGCCGCGAGCGCATGCTGGAGTTCTGCGACCTCGAGATCGTCGAGGCGCTCAAATACCACCTGAGGGACCTGGCCGTCACCTTCCGCTTCGGCGAGAGCGTCGCCGCCGTCGAACGGCGGCCGCGCGGGGCGCTGACCGTCCTGGAGAGCGGCAAGAAGATCCCGGCCGACTGCGTCATGTACTCGGCGGGCCGCCAGGGCAAGACCGCCGAGCTCTGCCTGGAGGCCGCGGGCCTGTCCGCCGACGAGCGCGGCCGGATCAAGGTCGACTCCAACTACGCCACCCCCGTCCCGCACATCTACGCCGTCGGCGACGTGATCGGCTTTCCCGCGCTGGCGGCCACCTCCATGGAGCAGGGACGGCTCGCCGCCCAGCACGCCTGCGGCGAGCCCGTCGCCGACCTGAGCGAGCTGCAGCCGATCGGGATCTACACCATCCCCGAGATCAGCTTCGTCGGGAAGTCGGAGGACGAGCTGACCCGCGACCGGATCCCGTTCGAGGTGGGCATCTCCCGCTACCGGGAGCTGGCGCGGGGCCAGATCATCGGCGACTCGTACGGCATGCTCAAGTTGCTGGTCTCCTCCGAGGACAGGCGGCTGCTCGGGGTCCACGTGTTCGGCACCGGCGCCACCGAGCTGGTGCACATCGGGCAGACCGTGATGGGCTGCGGGGCGACGGTCGACTACCTGGTCAACGCGGTGTTCAACTACCCGACGCTGGCCGAGTCCTACAAGGTCGCCGCCCTCGACGCCATGAACAAGATGCGCGCCATCGCCAGGCTGACCGCCGAGATGTGACCCTCGCCCTCGACGGGCCCGCCGCGGGCGTGGGGCCACCAGGTGTACCGCCGCCGTTAGCAGGGGTCGATCGCGACGAAGTTGTCGTAGTGGCCGCGGTAGGTCTGCGTGAAGGTGAGCGGCGGGCACAGCGCGGCGCGGGCGCGCATCTCCTCGGCGTCCCTCGGCAGGATGTAGCCGGCCTCGGCATGGTCGGAGAGCCTGCGACGGAACGCCTCGCGATACCGGGCATGGCTGCCGAAGCCGAGTTCCGCGATGCTCCTGACCCTGTCGTAGCTTCCCAGGAAGCCCCTTGTGTACCTGGCCTCGCCCAGCTCGACGAACGGCAGGCGGGGAACCCGCCGGCCGTGGACGTCCACCGCGATCGCGTGCCCGTTCGTGTCGCGGGCGATGCCGGTCCCGCCGGTCGTCCGCAGGTGGTAACTCGCGGGGGGCTGCGAGCCACGCCGTACCCAGCGGTCGCCCTGCAGGAAGTGCGCGCGCAGGGCGGGCTCGTAGGAGGCCGGCGTCGTCCTGTTGGAGAAGAACGGGATGTCCGGAGGGTCGGCGACGTGCGGAGTGCCGGCGACCTGGTAGAAGCGGTACCGGTCAGGGACGAGGCGGCGGTCGATGAGCGCGCTCGACGCGTCGGCCTCCGAGTTGAGGACGATGAGCTTGCCGCGGAAGCGGCCACTGCGGAGAGCCGGCTGCGGATCGGGCTCTTCGGTGAGGAAGGGGAGCGCGAAGTCGAACACCTTGCTCGCGCGACCCGAAATGATCAGGTCCATCAGGGGAGTGGACGCGTCGGAGAATCCGCTCGCGTACCGCCGGGCCACCTTGCCGAGCATCTTCTTGGCCTGCCAGTCCACTGCCAGGGCACGGGCGAACGCCACGATGATCTCGTTGTCGGTCCGCCCGCCGCCCTCGGCGACCCCGCCCGCGATGAAGACGTCGGGAACCGTGGGGTCGAGGATGCGCTTGTCCCGGCCGGGTCCGAACGTGGCCGTGCTCCAGCCGATCCCGGCATGGGCGAATCCGCGCCCGAAGAGAAAGCGCGGTCGGAGGTAGATGTCGCGCACGCCGAGCCCGATGGCGAAGTGAGAGGGCTCGACCAGGACCGTCCGGTTCCCGTGGCGCGGGTCCTGGGCCGCCGTGATCTGGTACGGCACGCGGAAGGCGCCCGTGGAGGTCTGGCCCTCGAACACCCCCGAGTACCGGACGTAGCGCACCCCTTCGAAGGTCCCGATCGGCGTGACGCGCGGCGGCAGCAGCCGGTCGACACCCGGCGTGACACTCGCAGGTGCCTCGTTCTCGCGGTTCGTCCCCCTGTCGTCCGCGACCGCGCCACCGGACCACCCCGCAGGGGAGATCAGGGCGACGACGGTGGCGAGAGCGAGCACGCGGGAGAGCCCGAAACGTGTCTTCATAGGATCTCCTTCCTGTGGCCGGTCCCGGCGAGGACGGCCTGGTGCGACGCTAGGTCGCAGGTCGGCGGCCGTCGTGGGGGCACGCCCGCGCTCGTCGCCAATACCGCGCCAAGATTGCGCCCGCCCGGCTGGCACGGCGTTTACCGGCCGTCTCCGTCCGAGGGGGCGGGCAGGTCGCGTGTCAGGATGGTGGTGTCCCTTGAGACGCGGGAGGAACGCCCATGACCGATCGCTTCGAGACGTTGATCGACAGGCAGATCCGCGAAGCGCAGGAGCGCGGCGAGTTCGACAACCTGCCGGGCGCGGGGAAGCCGATCCCCGACCGGAACGAGGCCGCCGACGAGCTGTGGTGGGTCAAGCGGAAGCTGGCCGAGGAGAACCTCTCCATGCCGCTGCCGCCCACCCTCGCCCTGCGCAAGGAGGCCTACGCCGCCCTCGCCAAGGCGCGCGAGACCACCACGGAGGCCGAGGTCAGGCGCATCCTCGAAGAGATCAACGAGAAGATCATCGAGGGCAACCGCAAGGCGATGTCGGGGCCGCCGCTCAACCTGATGCCCTACGACATCGAGGAGTTCCTGGACGAGTGGCGCCTCACCCCTTGACGGCCCCGATGATCACGCCCTTGGTGAAGTGCTTCTGCACGAACGGGTAGACCAGCAGGACGGGCAGCAGCGCCACCACCACGATCGACATCTTGATCGCCAGGTCGGGCGGCAGCGCGCGGCCGGCGATCGTGGTGTCCCCGCCCTGGCCGACGAACATCGACTGCCCCTGCAGCACGTACTGCCTGAGCACCATCTGCAGGGGCCACTTGGCGTTGTCGTTGAGGTAGAGGACGGCGTCGAAGAAGTTGTTCCAGTACCCCACGGCGTACAGCATGGCGATCACCGCCGTGACGCCCTTCGACATCGGCAGCACGATCCTGCGCAGGACGGTGAACTCGCTCGCCCCGTCGATGCGCGCGCTGTCCATGACCTCATGCGGGATGCTCATGAAGAAGGCCCGCATCACCACCAGGTTGAAGGCCGCGACCGCGCCGGGCAGGATGAGCGCCCAGTAGGAGTCGATCAGCCCGATCGAGCTGACCAGCAGGTACTTGGGGATGATCCCGGGACTGAACAGGAAGGTCAGCAGCACCAGGAACAGCAGCGGCCGGTGCAGCACCGAGCCCGGCCGTGACAGGCCGTAGGCGGCCAGCGCGGTGACCGTGACGCTGAGCAGCGTGCCCACGACGGTGATGCCGACGCTGACCATCGCCGCCCTGCTGACCACGCCGCCGGAGAACAGCTCCCGGTAGGCGCCGAGGGACAGCTCGCCCGGCACGGTCACCAGGCCGCCCGCCCTCGCCACCGCCTCCTGGGTGGACAGGCTGGTCAGCACGACCATGTAGAGGGGGAACAGCACGCCGGCCGCGATGGCGGTGAGGATCGTCCCCTTCGCCAGCCGGCCGAGCTTGGAGGGCTTCTCTTCCCAGGCATTCATGATCGCTTGTAGATTCCCTGCTCGCCGAAGCGGTGGGCCACCTTGTTGGCCACCAGGATGAGGATCAGGCCGACCAGTCCCTTGACCAGTCCGGCGGCCGCGCCGTAGCTCCACTCGCCGGTCAGCATGGTGCGCCAGTAGACGAAGGTGTCGAGCACCTCGGCGGCGTCGCGGCCGACCGCGTCACGCTGGAGGAAGAACTGTTCGAAGCCGACGTTCAGCGCGTCGCCCAGCCTGAGGATGAGCAGCAGGACGACCACGGGACGCAGCCCGGGCAGCGTGATGTGCCACAGGCGGCGCCAGCGGGAGGCGCCGTCGACGGCCGAGGCCTCGTAGAGGTTCTGGTCGATGGCGGCCAGCGCGGCCAGGAAGATGATCATTCCCCAGCCGGCGTCCTTCCACACCGTCTCGGCGGTCACCAGTATCAGGAAGGTGTCGGGGTTGGTCATGATGTCAACGCCCTGGTAGCCGTTGGCGCGCAGGGTCTGCGCCAGCAGCCCGGCCCCGCCGAACATCTGCTGGAACAGCGTGACGACCAGCACCCAGGAGAAGAAGTGCGGCAGGTAGACGATGTTCTGGATGAGCATCCGCAGCCGCCTGCTGACGACGCTGTCCAGCAGGATCGCCAGCGCGATCGGCACGGGGAAGTAGAAGACCAGCTGGAAGGCCGTGATGAGCAGGGTGTTGAGCGTCGCCTGCCAGAAGCTCTCGTCGATCAGCAGCCACTGGAAGTTGGCCAGGCCGACCCACGGGCTGTCCTTGATGCCCACGTAGGGCGAGTAGTCCTGGAAGGCGATCACGTTGCCGAGCAGCGGCACGTAGTGGAACAGCAGCAGCAGCCCGATGGCCGGGACCACCATCAGCAGCAGCTGCCAGTCGCGCCGCAGCCTGACTCCCAGGGTCGACGCCTTGCGAGGGTGGCTCCCGGCGCCTGCGGGCGAGGTCAGCTCGCCCGCGGGCCCGGAGCGTTCGGCCTGCTCAAGCACGGCCGTTGTCCCGCAGGACCTTCATGTAGAACTCGCGCGCCTCGTCGCCGCCGTCGCGCTTCCACTCGGTCACGATCTGCTTGACGTCGCTGACGGGACGGCGCCCGCGCATGATGTCGGTGAACTTGTCCTCGGTCGGCACCTGCAGACCCGAGTACTTGGAGGGGCGCTGCACCCTGATCCCGTCGAAGGGGGTCTTCTCGATGTACTGGAAGGTGGCGTTCTGCCACTCGATGTTGGCCTTGGCCGCCTCGGGGAAGGGCCAGTCGACGTACAGCGGGCGGCCGCCGAGGAAGCCGTAGGTGTAGGCGACCTCCTTGGTGCCGAGGTCGGTGAGCTTGGGGACGCCGGACGAGTCGAGGTCGAAGTGCTTGCCCTTGACGCCGAAGTACGACAGCTCGTACTCCTTGGTCCCGTACGGCGCCGCGCACCAGTTCAGGATCGACAGCAGCTCCTCGACCTGCGCCTTGGGCAGCCCCTTCCGGATGAAGGTGAAGATCCCCGCGGCGTTGTTGTGGTACATGATCGGCCTTCCGCCGTCGTGCGCGAACACGGGGAAGGGGTTCAGCGCGAACGACGGGTTCTTGGGCGTGTGCTGTTGCAGCAGCTCCTTCCAGGCGCCGAGGCCGTCGCGGTAGATCAGGATCTTGCCCGCGCCGATGAGCTCCTTCTCGTTGGCGCTCTTGCTGCCGGCCACGTCGGGGTGGACGAGCTCCTCGGTGTAGAGCTTGCGCATCCACGCCAGCATGAGCTCGAACTCGGGCGTCTCGTACTTGTGCACGAGCTTGCCGCCCTCGAGGCGCCACTCCTGGGGCACCTTGAAGATCGGCCAGGCCATCTCGTGGATGGCGCCGAAGGCCCACCGGTTGGCCTTGGGGTCGGTGATCTCCTTGCCGAGCTGGTAGAGCTCCTCGGCGTTCTTCGGGTTCTGGTTCCAGCCGTTCTTGTCGAACAGGTCCTTGCGGAAGAGCAGCGCGTAGGGGTACGGCTCGGTGGGGAAGGGGACGGCCATGAGCTTGCCGTTCCACACCGACCACTGCCAGGCGGCCGTGGGCAGGTTGGCCAGCAGCGCGTACGGCTTGGCCTTGTCGCCCTGCAGGTAGGGGGTGAGGTCCTCGAAGGCCTTGTCGACGG
This window of the Nonomuraea africana genome carries:
- a CDS encoding extracellular solute-binding protein; this translates as MTTRRGFLGLVGMSALALAGCATPSTPRPGTGGATAAAADKLKTLTPTYVPFAGVKPDIPGTVSTLPGVPDISGGFTSYPANPAAALTQKAGKGGSYKAMTPLWGPPPPGLDDNSYFQAVNADIGATVEFQIADGMTYADKAIARLASGDLPELMVIPSWEIDKMADFNTAVDKAFEDLTPYLQGDKAKPYALLANLPTAAWQWSVWNGKLMAVPFPTEPYPYALLFRKDLFDKNGWNQNPKNAEELYQLGKEITDPKANRWAFGAIHEMAWPIFKVPQEWRLEGGKLVHKYETPEFELMLAWMRKLYTEELVHPDVAGSKSANEKELIGAGKILIYRDGLGAWKELLQQHTPKNPSFALNPFPVFAHDGGRPIMYHNNAAGIFTFIRKGLPKAQVEELLSILNWCAAPYGTKEYELSYFGVKGKHFDLDSSGVPKLTDLGTKEVAYTYGFLGGRPLYVDWPFPEAAKANIEWQNATFQYIEKTPFDGIRVQRPSKYSGLQVPTEDKFTDIMRGRRPVSDVKQIVTEWKRDGGDEAREFYMKVLRDNGRA